The Triticum aestivum cultivar Chinese Spring unplaced genomic scaffold, IWGSC CS RefSeq v2.1 scaffold4616, whole genome shotgun sequence DNA window GGCCAAGTACGGGCGCGCGTACACGGACGCTGCCGAGAAATTGCACCGGCAGGAGGTGTTCGCGGCCAACGCGCGCCACGTAGACGCTGTCAACCGGGCGGGCAACCGGACGTACACCCTCGGGCTCAACCAGTTCTCCGACCTCACCAACGAAGAGTTCGTGGAGAAGCACCTCGGGTACCGTCACCAGCCGGGCGGGCTCCGTCCCGAGGACACGCCGGTGGCCGCGGTGAACATGTCCAAGGCTCAGTTCCAGTCCACGCCGGACAGCTTGGACTGGAGGGCCCAGGGCGCCGTCACCCAAGTCAAGAACCAAGCCCCATGTGGTAAGGATCTGCAGGCCAAAGTTGGCAAATGAATAAATGTTGACACGTACGTAAAAACAACGTTGCGTCTGTGTAGGGAGTTGCTGGGCgttcgcggcggtggcggcgaccgaGGGGCTCGTACAGATCGCCACCGGCAACCTCATCTccatgtcagagcagcaggtgctCGACTGCACGGGCGACACTAGCACCTGCAAGGGTGGCTCCGTCATCGCCGCCCTACGTTACGTCGCCGCAAGCGGCGGCCTGCAGCCGGAGGCAGCCTACGCGTATACCGGCCAGCAGGGCGCGTGCCGCAGCGTCATGCCAAATTCGGCCGCCTCCGTTGGCGCCCCCTGCTGGGTGGGCCTGAACGGCGATGAGGACGCGTTGCGGGAGCTGGCTGCCAGCCAACCGGTGgccgtgggcgtggaggcggaccCTGACTTTCAGCACTACAAGAGCGGCGTGTTCGTCGGTAGTTCGTCGTGCGGGCAGAACCTGAACCACGCCGTGACGGTGGTGGGGTAcggggcggacggcggcgggcAGGAGTACTGGTTGGTGAAGAACCAGTGGGGGACGGGGTGGGGTGAGGGGGGCTATATGCGCCTCACGCGCGGGAACGGCGGAAACTGCGGCATGGCCACCGTTGCCTACTATCCGACCGTGGACAGCTCTTAAACACCAGAACTACTACTACATCAGTCAGTCTATGCATCATCGAGTATGATCTATCATCTACTGTATAAGCTACATACAATACGATGCAGCTGCACACTGCAGTACGACGTATGTACAGATTTATTATATTTGAATAAAGCATGCATGGATCCTTGTACAAAGGATCCATTTGCCTATGTAATAGTAATAGCACCAACTTGTAAGCTTGTATATGAAAATAAACACTGCTTGTACTACATCAGTCAATGCAACATTGAGTATTAATTGGTTTATCAGCTAGCTACAGTATGATGTATATATGGATTTCGAATCTTTTTGAAAAAAATGGATTGAAGACATGCTTCGATCGTCGTAGGAACCATGCATTTGCCTACGTACCTAATATATAGTATGAACTTGGAAGCTTGTATATTATGAAAATAaagtttttcaaattcaatgaaacgGACGTTCCTCAATGTTCTTCCCATGTCCCGCCTTTCCGTCTTTCTCATGCCGGTTCTTCTTCCTCTCACAACCCGACACAAATCTGCATCATCTATATTTGTCTCGTATTACCTCATTGCAGGAGCATTTTCACCAAAATGGTACGATAGGCTATGTTGCAACATTATGGAACCGGCTACTGAACAAGTGACTGAATTCTCATTTTAGGTCATTCACTTTTTTTTCGTATTCCGTCTTGTCCAGGTGAACATGCATGCATGCGGGTGAGTTTCCTGTTAAATTTTTGCATCGCGTGCAATTGATGATCATGTTCACTCAGGTGAGCTTTGCTGAATGTTTAtttagttgcattgcttgatgaattGATAGGACTATTTGAGTGCACGCATGTCACATACATATGCCAAAATACACAGTTTAAGCCTCCGGTATATTCTAGttgcttttttttttgaaaaggaggatgacccccggcctctgcatctggacgatgcatacggccactttattaatgattctcacaagaccttacaaagtcatacaacagtaagactaaagccgccgtctaagcaaacaaactgtcgctacacctatccagttgatgaaggggcgcagatagcctcggcctaataccaaacagacatcgcagccaagcctaacatctaagacctgagaccctaaactagccacttgccgggtctggggcacacactggtccgacgtgctctcagaggccgccgccgccaactaccACCGCTCCATCTttagaactgtactgatgcatcaaccttgctcggtctagctatcgtcgacgccaccacggcgcccaacggcacctcctccctgcgcacaaacagctgagcacgtcgcggttgccactgatacacctcagcgccatgctgccaagtaccaccagccgacacagcttgaagtccttggaagatctgtcgtgcgtagcacctgccgactagGCATGACAGAGCGTAGCatctgtcggtcaggcatgacttgccatctccaccgaagctccgtgcaagacgaagccgttgcacctcctgcctctgacttctagcgctactccacaaacgatgctcccaggagagaaacgacaccgcagtgccgccatcgtccgatctggaacaccagatcctagggtttcccccggagcagcacgagtgggtcgacagtagttacacgacgatgacttcatcaaggtaacgacgtagaACGCTGCCATCGCCtgtcgtcggctcggttttcaccggcaagcatgtctccccaactcgcagccgggactagatgatggatctcgagatccgatcaccaagcttcTGGCCGGCCACCGCCGATGAggaagatgaccaccaccactgACTACATCAGCCAGAACAGATCGGCCATGGGTGCCGCCaagcagtccaccaggccctcgacgccgccgccgatctAAAGCCAGATGACATGCCGCCAAATACCGCATCGCGCCGCCACCCGATCCAGGCcagccgccgcagcagccgcccgtggcccgaggcagggccgaccgccgccgccgtcgaagccaACGCTGTCGCTTCTagatcggcggcggcgggaggaggggaggaagatgggctaagccccggcggcggctagggttggggagtCGCTCGAGCGGGGGGCGACGCGGGGGCCTGAGACCAAAAATAACCTAGGAAACTTTCCTACCTTCTTAACTAGTGTCACACTAGTGCAATATAAATTTAAAAAAGAACATAAACTAAAGAAAAGAATAAATACAAATATAAAATATGGAGTGCATTGCGTGGTCAGATAATACATGCATGTTTGTTGCTTCTCCTCACCGTGCACCATTCATAGATTGAGGAGGATGAAAGGACCCACCATTTTGGCATCATGTGCATGCTATTTCCTGGGCATGTCATAAATGGATGGGTTACACATACATGCCATTCAGAGCCAAACTTTGTTGGATAAATGGATGGGAGTacatgtgaaagaacatgcggtgcccccatgtttggttttggtaattaatgacaatctctatggactaatggttgtcttgagttatatttgaaggatttttccataggcttttcttgaagtccatgtgttggtttcaaggagtttatgagttgaccaaggtgctatgaaggcattatccaaagattggtcatgtgagtgttgagcttattgcaaccATGTCTTGAGGAAGAAGATTGTGCAATCATTCATGTTtgccttcaagacatcatccaaatgaagagagttggaaagattcaaggctgatcaagactaagtcaa harbors:
- the LOC123176636 gene encoding ervatamin-C-like, whose protein sequence is KYGRAYTDAAEKLHRQEVFAANARHVDAVNRAGNRTYTLGLNQFSDLTNEEFVEKHLGYRHQPGGLRPEDTPVAAVNMSKAQFQSTPDSLDWRAQGAVTQVKNQAPCGSCWAFAAVAATEGLVQIATGNLISMSEQQVLDCTGDTSTCKGGSVIAALRYVAASGGLQPEAAYAYTGQQGACRSVMPNSAASVGAPCWVGLNGDEDALRELAASQPVAVGVEADPDFQHYKSGVFVGSSSCGQNLNHAVTVVGYGADGGGQEYWLVKNQWGTGWGEGGYMRLTRGNGGNCGMATVAYYPTVDSS